One segment of Primulina tabacum isolate GXHZ01 chromosome 6, ASM2559414v2, whole genome shotgun sequence DNA contains the following:
- the LOC142550102 gene encoding uncharacterized protein LOC142550102 encodes MADGDRVHFTIYLLKGGTSLCWEGAELGVNLVTLTWLDIKRVFYDKYFTSDVRSRLKREFMTLRHGDSSVAKFVQNFYWGCHFMPLIANDAAEKLRHFIDGLRPTIRRDVILTDPTNYTTAVAKNFRAKQSLKDIDWEMKCKRNCSQQASQHIKKPYMGPPKRPRQPKPQGQLSKENFPKIIEKPQCKECNRHHYDAAQNNQMPHIISCMRAKNLIKKGVPKFLSIISAPDTDSRSIEDVEVVKDFPDVFPDDLSCIPPETEVEFAIELMPNTVPISKGAPVLFVKKKDGNIRLEKEAFMGHIVSKEGIEVDLSKVELVKQWPMPKSVTEIRSFLDLACYYRKFIMGFSSIVVPLTSLKNVKFAWGPEYQRIFDQAK; translated from the exons ATGGCGGACGGTGATCGAGTTCATTTTACTATATATCTATTGAAGGGCGGCACTTCTTTATGTTGGGAAGGAGCAGAGCTGGGGGTAAATTTGGTGACATTGACTTGGCTGGACATCAAGAGAGTATTCTACGATAAATATTTCACTTCTGACGTTCGTTCTAGGCTCAAGAGAGAGTTCATGACTCTCCGCCACGGGGATTCATCTGTTGCCAAGTTTGTACAGAACTTTTATTGGGGCTGTCACTTTATGCCCTtgattgctaatgatgctgCGGAGAAGCTACGACACTTCATCGATGGATTGAGGCCCACGATCCGTCGTGATGTGATTCTCACCGATCCTACTAATTATACTACTGCCGTTGCGAAAAATTTTCGAGCCAAGCAGTCACTAAAGGACATTGATTGGGAGATGAAGTGCAAGAGGAATTGTTCCCAACAAGCTAGTCAGCATATTAAAAAGCCTTATATGGGACCACCTAAGCGACCGAGACAGCCGAAACCACAAGGACAACTATCTAAAGAAAATTTTCCGAAGATAATTGAGAAGCCAcaatgcaaggagtgcaatcgtcaTCATTACG ATGCGGCGCAAAACAATCAAATGCCGCATATTATTTCATGCATGCGTGCGAAGAATCTTATTAAAAAAGGGGTGCCAAAGTTTCTTAGTATTATATCTGCACCCGACACTGACAGTCGATCTATTGAGGATGTGGAAGTTGTCAAGGATTTTCCAGATGTGTTCCCTGATGATCTTTCTTGTATTCCACCTGAGACAGAAGTAGAGTTTGCTATCGAATTGATGCCCAatacagtgccaatctctaag GGCGCGCCAGTGTTATTtgtaaaaaagaaagatggaaatATAAG GTTAGAGAAGGAGGCATTCATGGGCCACATTGTGTCGAAAGAGGGAATAGAGGTTGACTTATCTAAGGTTGAGTTAGTCAAGCAATGGCCAATGCCTAAAAGTGTGACGGAAATACGTAGTTTCTTGGATTTAGCTTGCTACTATCGCAAGTTCATCATGGGCTTTTCATCCATTGTTGTACCCTTGACGTCATtgaaaaatgttaaatttgCTTGGGGCCCGGAATATCAAAGGATTTTTGATCAGGCAAAGTAA